TTGCTTTACGAAGATACTGTCGAGACTCTTCCACAGTAAAGACGCCTGTTTCACAGAAAATATCAACGAAGCTTGCCAGATCTTGTTCTTTTACGGTTTCCATTACTTTGATCATCTCTTCCAGAAACGCTTCAGACTTCCCTTTATATTCATTCGGAATCGCATGCGCGCCTAAATATGTTGATACGATGTCTGTCTTCTGGTTTTCCTTGATCCGTTTGATGACACGAAGTTGTTTGAGTTCTGTTTCTGCATCCAGCCCATACCCGCTTTTCGCTTCCATCGCCGTAATACCATAGCTTTGCATCCGTTCCAAATGGAAAACGGCTCTTTCATAAAGGGTTTCCTCATCCGTCTCACGAGTCGCCTTCACAGTCGATAAAATGCCCCCACCCTGTTTCAGGATTTCCAGGTATGGAACGCCCTGCTGCTTAAGGGCGAGTTCATGCTCACGTGATCCCCCGAACACAAGATGGGTGTGCGGATCGACCAAACCTGGTGATACAAGTTTCCCTTCACAATCGATCTCTTCTGCTGATTCGATAGATGGAGCCTGATCAGCTGAGCCTGCGTAGATGACCTTACCATCTTTCACGGCTACGACAGCCTTTTCGATCAACCCGATCTGTTTCATCGCTTCACCTTTACGGATCCCTTCTTCTCCTTGCATCGTCAGTAACTGACCGATATTCTTCAAAAGTAAATCTGCATTCAATGTCATGGTTATACGCCACTCCTTCCGCTTACATTACTCTTATCCAGCATCGGGATTCGGACACCCTTCTCTTTTGCTGTCTTAATTGCTAAATCATAACCTGCATCTGCATGTCTTACCACGCCCATACCAGGGTCAGACGTTAATACCCGTTCCAGTCTTTCAGAAGCTTCCTTCGTGCCGTCCGCAACGATGACCATACCAGCATGCTGTGAGTATCCCATTCCGACACCACCGCCATGATGGACAGAAACCCAGCTTGCACCATTGACTCCATTGATCAACGCGTTCAAGATCGGCCAATCGCTGATGGCATCACTACCGTCTTTCATCGCTTCCGTTTCCCTGTTCGGAGAGGCGACTGAACCGCAGTCGAGGTGGTCACGACCGATGACGATCGGAGCACTCACTTTACCGCTTTCGACCATATCATTGATGATTTTCCCAAGTTTGGCACGATCCCCGTAACCGAGCCAGCAAATGCGAGACGGAAGCCCCTGAAACGCGACTTTCTCCTGTGCCATCCTGATCCATTTGCACAAATGTTCATCATGGGCGAATTCCTTAAGAATCACTTCGTCAATAGCATAGATGTCTTCAGGATCACCTGAGAGAGCTGCCCAACGGAATGGACCTTTCCCTTCGCAGAACATCGGTCGGATGAAGGCTGGTACGAAGCCTGGGAAATCGAATGCATTTTCGTATCCTTCATCCTTTGCAACTTGACGGATATTGTTTCCGTAGTCGAAAACGACCGCCCCTGCATTTTGCAGGTCAACCATCGCTTCCACATGTTGCTTGATGCTTTCCTTTGATTTTGAGATATATGTTTCTTGGTCCCGTTTCCGTAATTCTTCGCCCTCTTCTAGAGTGACTCCAATTGGCAGATACCCATTCAAAACATCATGAGCCGAAGTCTGGTCGGTCACAAGATCTGGAATTTCGCCCCGTCTAACGAGCTCAGGTAAATTGTCTGCCGCATTTCCAAGCAAAGCGATCGAAAGCGGTTCTTTTTTCGCCATTGCTTCTTTTGCCAATTTCAATGCTTCATCAAGCGTCGCGGCTTTCGTATCACAATACCTCGTTTCAATTCTGCGCTGGATCCGATGCGGGTCACATTCGATTGTAATGACGACTCCATCATTCATCGTGACCGCAAGCGGCTGTGCACCACCCATTCCACCAAGCCCCGCAGTTACGGTCAAAGTACCAGCGAGAGTGCCACCAAAATGCTTTCTTGCTGCCTCCGCGAAGGTTTCATACGTTCCTTGTAAAATCCCCTGGGTCCCGATATAGATCCAGCTTCCGGCTGTCATTTGTCCATACATCATCAACCCTTTTTTCTCGAGATCCCGGAATGTTTCCCAGTTCGACCAGGCTGGTACAAGATTGGAGTTAGCGATCAACACGCGCGGTGCGTTTTCATGCGATTTGAATATTGCGACAGGCTTTCCGGATTGCACCATCAACGTTTCGTCGTTTTCCAGCTCCTTTAGTGATTCTACAATAGCATCAAAGCTTTCCCAGTTTCGTGCAGCTTTTCCGATCCCTCCATAAACAACGAGTTCTTCTGGTTTTTCTGCCACTTCAGGATCCAGATTATTCATCAGCATTCGCAAAGCAGCTTCCTGAACCCATCCTTTCGTATTCAATGTTGTTCCTCTAGGTGCTTTGATTTTTGTCATCTTAAAACCCTCCATTTCGGAATTTATTGTTCGATTAAAATGCCCAACCATTTGGCTTCCTTCAAATCCTGTGACAACTTTTCGATGTCTTTGGCGAAAACACGGTCTCCGGTAATACTCGGGGCGATTCCTCTCCCCCGGTCAAGTGCTTTCCGAGTCCGCTGCGCCATCCTTTCAACTCCTCTAAATTCAACCGCTTGCATCGCGCAAAACCATTCGATCGCAAGTACATTCCGCGTGTTTTGGATTACCTGGTATGCGTGGCGTGAACCGATCGTTCCCATGCTTACGTGATCTTCTTGGTTTGCAGACGAAGGAATCGAGTCCACGCTTGCTGGGTGTGCTAGCGTTTTATTTTCTGAAACAAGTGAAGCAGCCGCATATTGGAGGATCATCGCACCTGATTCCACTCCAGGATCCGCCGATAAGAACGCCGGGAGATCATTCAGCTGTGGATTGACCATCCTCTCGATCCGGCGCTCGGAAATGTTCGCAAGTTCAGCTATGGCTATGCTTAATAAATCCATGGCGATCGCAATCGGCTGTCCGTGGAAATTCCCCCCAGATATCACTTTGTTCCCATAATCAAAAATCAGGGGATTATCCGTTGCAGCATTGATTTCAATCTCTAGTTTTTCTTTTACATAGTTCAACGCCTGCCAAGTGGCGCCATGGACTTGCGGAATACATCTCAATGAATAGGCGTCCTGGACCCTCACTTCGCCTTGCTTTGTCGAAAGCTCGCTTTGTTTGATATACATCCTGATCCGCTGTGCGACACCGACCTGTTCGGGATACCCTCTCGCCTGATGGATCTCCTCTTCAAACGCATCTGTAATTCCTCTCAACCCTTCTAATGTGATTGCTGCAATCAGTTCACTTTGATAGGCAAGTTTTTCTGCCTCAAGATAAGCGACTACTCCCATGGCGGTCATCGCTTGTGTCCCGTTGATCAAGGCGAGACCTTCCTTCGCACTCAACACAAGCGGGGTCAGGTTTTCCCTTTGTAATGCTTCTTCTCCGCTCACCCTTTTTCCTTTATAAAAAGCTTCTCCTTCACCGATAAGTACAAGCGCCAAATGTGATAATGGTGCAAGATCGCCGCTTGCTCCCAGCGAGCCTTGCTGTGGAACGATTGGATGGATCCCACTATTGATGCAGTCAATCAATAAATTGATGACTTCAACACGGACCCCGGAATAGCCCTTCAATAAAGCGTTCGTCCTTAAAAGGAGCATCGCCCTGCTGACGACCTCTGGAAATGGCTCTCCCACTCCACAGGCATGACTTCTGATCAAATTGAGTTGAAGTGCTTCAACCTGTGACTGATCGATCCACACATCACTCATTTTGCCGAAGCCGGTCGTGATTCCATAGACAACTTCATTATTGGACACGATCTTTTCGACTGATTTACGGCTCACTTTAACATTCTCCATACTCTCGGCTGATGCTTGAACCTGTTCCTCTTCAAATAACACGTGATAGATTTCTTTTAATGTCAACGTATTCCCTGTTAATGTGATCATTTAATCTCCCCCTTCCTATTGCACTACCAATTTAGCGAGATAAAATCCAATCAAAAAAGCCGCTGATACGATTTTTCAATCGATCAACGGCTTCCTGCATTTTATAGGAATTTGAATTCGATGCAAAATTAAATCTCGCATTTTGGCCAACTTCTTTCATAATTTTCTTAATTCAATAATAATATTTTTAGTGTAAACGGTTTCTCGTTCCTTTGTCAATGACAAGTCGAAAATGGACAAGTTGTCTTCAGACTCTATTAATCTTCCAAACGCGTGTATAAAAAAGCTGTAAAGTGGACATTCTGTTGATACTTAAACGAAAAACCGAGGGGGAAACGGGAATGATCGAATCTCAACGCTTGCTCGTCCAATGCACGATGCTTCGTCAACCGACTTTACAAGAATCTGCCGTTGACTTTTTTGTAGGCTTTGATAGTGAAAATACACCGTATTTATTCTTACCTACTTCACATGGTGTCCTTGAAGAACATGAGCTTTATGCCGTCCCTGTATTGATGAGGAAAAAAGAGGCATCTCTGTATTTACTGGATGATACGATTTTGGCTGTCGATCTGAATGACATGATCGAGTTCCACTGCGACCTCACCTACTATTTCGGACCTGAATATAACATGTTGAAAAAATATTTGAAAAGCACCGAATATCGTTCATATGTAATGTGGAGTAATGGCATCCGCCAGGACCAGATCAACGAGCTCTTGGATTCTTACTCCGCGGCGAAATCTGAAGAACTCCGGCAGTCAATCAGGGAAAAATTAAGCCGCTATAGTGGACAAACCAGTAAAGAAATGAAATAGAAGTGATTGATTGAAAACCGCCCATGCTTTCAGGGCGGTTTTTACAAAAAAAATATATCATGGCACTACTCAAGTATCAGGAATTGATGTAAATGCTACATGAACGCGTTATAAGATACTTCCAACACGAAAACTGCATGAAAGTGCTGACATGAACACTTCAAAAAGTGACCATGAAGAATCATTCTTCTGGTCACTTATATGTGATTGCATGACGTCCCATCTGCTCCCATCCTTTTTGGAATTGGGCTTTTGGGACTTTCCGGTTTTTCATACCCGCCAAAGGATCGTTGAAATAAATATTTTGTTCATCGTAGCCAGTAATCAAAACGGAATGTTCTTTATAGGTGATTTTCATTTTTCCTTGAGGAGTCTGCCATTGGACCCAATACTTTGCTGGTACCCTTGAGAACCAGGTGTTATTAATGACCCATACAGGCTTTTCTTGTTCAACATGCTGCATGACTTCGGCAAAATCTGATCCAGTGAGATTGACCACTCGCCCTGGAAGATATCGCTCAGCTAAATCAGTGATAGGCTTTGAATATACACCTAATCCTGGTTTGTTTATATCATACATATTTCCTACAAAACCTTGATTTGGATTGCCGAAATAGGTTATACCATTTTTTCTTTGGTATGGTGTAGGATCTTTCCTGACCTCTTTTGCCAGGGTCATTTTATCAACATTTACTCCTGCATGTCGCAATAACATTGCAAGGCTGGTGACTTCACATCCTCTTGGTAATTCAGGTAACTGTTTGATTAAAGGAACCTGTAACAGGACCTTTTCTTTTTTGACTGCTTCAACAGTTTGAATTTCTTTAAATGAGGAAGTTGCCTTATTCGGTTGCTCTGAAATCGCAACGGAATGGCTGCACCCTGCAACGAACATTGCACATACGATCGCAGTGGTGATTTTCCTCATTATCATACCCCATTTTCTAGGGATGTATGATTAGGTTGACCAAGTTCATATACAAAAACCGTATGATTTTTTGGTAATTCAGGGATCTAAAACGCATATCTTGCTTATTTTTGCAAAAAATAAAAACAGCCTTTATTCAGGCTGTTTCTTCAAAGACTGATTGGTCTTTTTTATATGAGCGCATGCCATATGTAATCGAACTTACACCGATAATCGCAAGCATGAATGAAAGGATATATGGAACCGAGAAGAAAAGTGTGGATTGAGCTTCATGGATCTTTGTTGAGAAGCGAATCCCACCAGTTGAAACCGACAACGCTGACCAAAATCAGTATGATACCACTTACAATTTGCTTCATGTGTTAAGCTCCCCTTTGTAATAAATATGTTGGTATAAGCAACTATTTCCTTTTAATTTGGAAACAAAACATTTGTTGTCGAAAGGGGCGTAAAATCCTGATAACTGTTTTGCTGATACAGCACAAGTTGATTTCATACGGTCACTTCATACGGTTTTTCACACCAGACTTGTCGTATGAACCTAATATTTCGTAAAAAACGAAAAAAAATCCTTTGAAATCATAAAAATTCCATATTTGTCCTAATGCACTTGTCCATACCAAGTGAGTTAACGAGCATATTGTATTAGTGTGAGGAATCTCTCACTGGAGCAGTGTTCGAAGGGGGCATTAGCATGAGTCACTTTTACGGTACTGGATTTTCCATAATCTTAGTATTGTTCATCTTGCTAATTATTGTAGGTACAGCGTTTGTATATTAAACCTAATTGTACTTCCCCTAATCCTAAATAGTTAATTACGAACGCTTTATGTAATTACTATTACCCTTCCAATCTTGTACGGAGTAAAAAGCCACAACATCCCCCCTGTTGTGGCTTATTTTTTTGGGAAGCTTGTAATTCGCCAAAATAACCTGTGAAATACTGTACGAATCCTTTACTGAAAAATCACGCCTTCGATTTCACTTCCTCCTGAAACCACTCTGGCATCTTTCCATATTTGTTTACATAGTCGAGGTCTTCCTGTAATTCCTCAAGCATCAGTTTTACATCCTGCCGTACACCGATCGCTTGCAGCTGCAATGTTTGCCGGTCTTGATTCGTCAAATAATCCTGACAAGCTTCTGTATAAGAAAGATGAACGTCGTGTATGTACTCTTCGATTTCAAAGACCTGTTGCATTAATAGCAGCATTTCAATGCGATAACGACGAAACTCATCCTTTTTTATTTTCAAATGCTGATTTGCCGCCATCACTTCACGATCCAGCCCTTTTTTTAAAGGTTCCATCCATTCGTTCAGCCTTTCTTTTTGCTCGCGTGACAGATGAGATGTCTCTTCAAGCACATCGCCAAGCTCTTCTGTCAGTTCTTGAATTTCTGAACGTAACGATGAAACGTTTTCTTTGTTATATCGATCAACCGTACCCTTGCCTCCGAAATTCCCAAGCAGATCCTCATACCTTTGAAGCATCTTCTCTTTTTCTTCCTCTAAGTCATCTTGCTCTATCTTTAAACGTTGCAATTGTCCCTCATATTGTTTTTTCAGTTGTTTATACTTTTCTAATTCTGGATACAAAACAGACTCCTCCTTAAATTCCCGCTCCCTCATAGTATTCGAAAACAAATCGCAGTTTTCGCTACCAAGTTCCAAGTTTTCCTTAACCAATTACTATTGACCATATGACTGTAGACTAAACGTTCTATGATTTCCAATTAATTCCTAACCCCCATCAAATAGTTTCATAGTCGAAATGTGTCTATGTAACTATAAAAAATTTAGGAGGTAGGAAAAATTGTTCAAAAAACTTCTTATTACTTCTTTACTATCTGCATCAATTTTCGGGGTTAACGCAGGCATTGGTCAGGCATCTACAGGTGCTGAACAGCCCCAGGTACATGTGAAAAAACAAGTTGTTCTTGGTCAAACAGATCAGAACAAAGTGCAAGAATACATGGAAAACTGCTTGAAGGGTAAAGAGCTTGACCCAGCACTTCAAGAAAAAATCCAAGAAGCGTTGAAGAAAGCACAAAACCAACAAGGTGAGCAAAAACAGGAAGCTCCAAAACAAGAGCAACCTAAAGCTGAAGAACCTAAAGCTGAAGAGCCAGCTCCAAAAGAAGAAGCGGCTCCTGCTCCTGAACAAAAGGCAACTCCACAAGAGCAGCCTAATACTGAGCAACAACAATCTGAACAGCCTGCTGCAGAAGGTGAATTCCAACTTACTGCTGATGAGCAGCAAATGGTTGACCTAGTGAACCAGGAACGTGAAAAAGCTGGACTTAAACCATTGGAAGTCGATCCAGAATTGACAAAAATGGCACGTGCAAAATCAAAAGACATGATCGACAACAACTACTTCAGCCATGATTCACCAACATATGGTTCTCCATTTGATATGATGAAGCAATTCGGCATCGAATATAACACTGCAGGTGAAAACATTGCTGGAAACAGTTCTGTAGAGGGTGCACACACTTCTCTTATGAACTCTGATGGACACCGTAAAAACATTCTTGGAAGCCAATACACTAAAATTGGTATCGGAATTGTTGACGGCGGACCATACGGTAAAATGTTCTCTCAAGAATTCACTGGTTAATAAAATTATAAAATAGAAAGAAAGCATCAGCTATTTCGGTTGATGCTTCTTTTTTTGGGGTATAAATAGAAGTAATGAAAGAAGGATGAAGCAAATGAAACTTAATGACTACTGGCTTAAATTTAGACATAGCTTCTGGTTCTTACCAATCTTCTATGGTGTCCTAGCCCTTTTCATGGCGATGTTGAGCATGTATCTGGAAGAATCTATCCCTACGAAAATCATCGCAAAATATGTGCCGAACGCCTTGATGACCGACGTTAAACTAGGACAAACCATTTTGAATGCGATTGCTGTATCGGTACTAACAATGACGTCCATCACATTCTCCTCGATCATGGTCGTGTTGACTACATATTCATCCCAGTTTTCACCAAGGACACTGCAGGATTTCATCAGTGATGTCGTTACACAACGGGTCCTAGGTGTTTTTACTGGGGGATTCATCTACTCATTACTTTTATTGCTTTTTCTAAAGGATCTCAGTGACAAGAAATTATTCCTTGGTCCAGGTGTTGCCGTCATTTGGGCGATTGTTTGCCTTGGGTTCTTCGTCTTTTTCATCCACCATGTGGCAACATGGACTCAGGTCAACAATCTGATTGACAAAATCACGACTCGGACACAAGAAACGATCCGTAACAGCTTCCACTTAGGGGTGGCTCAGACAAAATCAAAGCAGATATCCGTAAAGGAAAACATTAAAGAGCTTGAAAAAAAAGATAAGGTTACGATCAATGCTCCGACATCAGGCTATTTGCAAATGATAAAACTAGGACCCATATTGGAAAAAGCAACAGAAAACGATGAGATCCTCAAGGTGGAACGCAGGATCGGCGATTATATCTTTAAAGAGACACCTTTGTATTCCTTTCTTGATACTGATTCTTTAACTAAAGAAGCTGAGACACGATACGAGGAATGCTTTTTAATCGGTACTGAAAGAAATACGGTTCAGGATGTTGAATTTGGTATTCAGAAATTGGTTGAGATTGCACTTCGAGCTATTTCACCAGGTATCAATGATCCACATACGGCGATCAACTCTATCAATCGGATCGGGACGATTTTATCTGAATTGGGAGAAATCATGTTTCCAAGGCCTTATTATTACGATGAAGATAACAATTTAAGAGTGATTCTGGATATCCAATCTTATCGAGAATTACTCTATAAAGCGTTCTATCAGCTTCGCCACTATGCGCGTGAAGATGTCTCAGTGTGCGCATCTACTATATCCGTACTGCATGGAATTGTTGAACGGAATATCCTTGATCGTTCACTCCAAAAAATCGTTTGGGATTTTGCTGTCTATTTTATCGAGGGGATCGAAACCGATGTATTGTTGGAATGGGATAAACAGTTCATCAACGAAAAAATCTTGCGGCTCGCAAAAACCATCGGTCGCGAAAAAGAATATCAGCAAGTTAAATTGCCATGACAATTTTGTTTTTCAGAAATTCACTCCCTTATCGCGGGCAAACGAAAAGCGGAAGCGACCCGATTAGTCACGTAGGTCACTGGAAAACTGACGAGGAGGCTCGAACCAAACAAAGACCTGGTTCTGGGTGGGTTCACCCATAAGATGTCATTCAATGTGTCGACCGCCGCAGGAAGTTTGAAGTGATCCAAGTGAATGGTCGATGGGCTAGACATCACTTCCCCGTATTAACTCACTTCCGCACGCCTCCTCGCTCACTTGTACAGAGTGGGCTTATATCGCTGTGGGATCTTGTTTGGCTCTCTTTTCCCCAGGATCCATATATCTGTAAAACAATGCTTCTTCTACGCCTTTCATAAAATTCTTTTTTAGAGGAAGAATAGGATAGATGAATTGTGAGGTGTGCAGAAGATGTATATAAAGAATTCATTACATAAGATCCATCAAAGTTTCTGGTATCTCCCTGCATTTTTTAGTTTGATTGCTGTCTTCCTTGCCTATCTATCTGTAGAGGTGGATTTTTGGATGGATTTGAGGGAGCTCCATATGCATTTCCCAGGCTTCATGATCACTGATCGCAATACCACCCAGTTGATTCTAAGCGCATTAGCGACTTCGATCCTTACGATGACAGCCATCACATTTTCATCAATTATGGTACTCTTATCTACCTATCTAGCGCAATATTCCCCTCGTACACTCGATAACTTTTTGAGTGATATGGTGACACGAAGAGTGTTGGGAATTTTCATCGGATCTTTCTTGTATTTCGTCCTCGTCCTGCTATGGATGAATATTTCGGATCAACAGAGCTTTTTAGTGATCCCTTCGTTGTCCGTTTCCTTATCCGCATTGTGCCTTGGATTTTTCGTCTATTTCATCCATCATGTTGGCACTTGGATTCAGGTCAACAACCTCATTCAGGATATTACAGATAACTGTCTTTCCATTTTATCATCCCATAAAGATGACAGATCAGACCTGGTTTCATCTACCTCCTCCCCTTGGTCAAGCTGGGAAGATGAAGAATACAAAACAAAGGAATGCCGGAACGCATCCTCTGAATTCTCAGGCTATCTTCAATTCATCGATTTGGACAAAATGGTGAAACTAGCAACAAGAGATGATTTACTCATCCGCTTCGAAAAGAACATTGGAGACTATGTAGATGAAGGCACGGTCCTTTTTTCTTATTGGTCTTTGGATGATCGCTCTTTTGATATAGAGGATTATTTGCAAAATATACGCGTTGGTAAGCAACGGACCACGGAGCAAGATATCGAATATGGAATCCAGAAGCTGACAGAGATCGCTCTCCGGGCCATATCACCGGCTGTTAATGACCCTTACACGGCAATCACCTGTATCCAGAGACTCGGTAAAATCTTATCCAGGCTTGCCCAAACATCACTTGAGGAACCTTATATCTATGACAATGAAAAAAACCTGCGTGTCATCCTGAACACAGGTGAATTTTCACAGGTCTTGTATAAAAGTTTCTATCAGATCCGCCATTATGGGAAACAGGATGTCTCTGTCATTGGTGCAATCTTCGAGGCCTTGACATTGATTGCCGAAAAAAGCGCTCCAACTATGAAAGATGTGATATGGGATTTTGCAAAAGCGATTGTCGAAGGAATCGATCGCTCTGCTCTCATCCACCTCGATTTCAAATACTTAAACTATAAACTCGATGTTTTGGCACGATACACCGGCCATCAGAAGGAGAAACAGCTGCTTTGAAAATAATGATGCTATTCAAAAACGATACATTCATAATACCCTTTCGTGAGCCTGTTTATCTGGTGTGTGTCGAAGATCAGTATTTACTCTTCTAATGATTTTTCATTGTTAAACGCTCCAAATCATAGACAAGTTTCAGAATCATCCACCTCCTTTTAACTGCTGTTCAAGTTGATCCAGGTTTACAGGACCCATTATTTTGTTTTTTACAAGGCCGTCCGGGTCGATGATGAAAGTTGTGGGTATGACAATGATCTGATACGATTGCCCCACCATTCCTTCTGTATCAAGTGGAACCTGAAAAGGGATTTCGAATTCTTTTGCGAATATCGCCACCTGCTCCACATTTTCTTCTTCGGAGCTGAGGTTCACTGCTAGGATAACAACCTCTTCATTTTCATGGAGATGATGGAAATTGATCAGTTCAGGGATTTCTTTTTTACAATACGTACACCATGTCGTCCAGAAATTAAGGATTACTGTTTTTCCACGATAATCCGATAAAGAGACATCTTCTCCTTCCAGGTTTTGCAATGTGAAATCCGGTGCTTCCTTGCCAATTTCAGCAATAGCAGACTGGACATTTGCAACTTCCGCCG
The DNA window shown above is from Alkalihalobacillus sp. TS-13 and carries:
- the hutU gene encoding urocanate hydratase, which encodes MEGFKMTKIKAPRGTTLNTKGWVQEAALRMLMNNLDPEVAEKPEELVVYGGIGKAARNWESFDAIVESLKELENDETLMVQSGKPVAIFKSHENAPRVLIANSNLVPAWSNWETFRDLEKKGLMMYGQMTAGSWIYIGTQGILQGTYETFAEAARKHFGGTLAGTLTVTAGLGGMGGAQPLAVTMNDGVVITIECDPHRIQRRIETRYCDTKAATLDEALKLAKEAMAKKEPLSIALLGNAADNLPELVRRGEIPDLVTDQTSAHDVLNGYLPIGVTLEEGEELRKRDQETYISKSKESIKQHVEAMVDLQNAGAVVFDYGNNIRQVAKDEGYENAFDFPGFVPAFIRPMFCEGKGPFRWAALSGDPEDIYAIDEVILKEFAHDEHLCKWIRMAQEKVAFQGLPSRICWLGYGDRAKLGKIINDMVESGKVSAPIVIGRDHLDCGSVASPNRETEAMKDGSDAISDWPILNALINGVNGASWVSVHHGGGVGMGYSQHAGMVIVADGTKEASERLERVLTSDPGMGVVRHADAGYDLAIKTAKEKGVRIPMLDKSNVSGRSGV
- a CDS encoding C39 family peptidase, with protein sequence MRKITTAIVCAMFVAGCSHSVAISEQPNKATSSFKEIQTVEAVKKEKVLLQVPLIKQLPELPRGCEVTSLAMLLRHAGVNVDKMTLAKEVRKDPTPYQRKNGITYFGNPNQGFVGNMYDINKPGLGVYSKPITDLAERYLPGRVVNLTGSDFAEVMQHVEQEKPVWVINNTWFSRVPAKYWVQWQTPQGKMKITYKEHSVLITGYDEQNIYFNDPLAGMKNRKVPKAQFQKGWEQMGRHAITYK
- the hutI gene encoding imidazolonepropionase, with the translated sequence MTLNADLLLKNIGQLLTMQGEEGIRKGEAMKQIGLIEKAVVAVKDGKVIYAGSADQAPSIESAEEIDCEGKLVSPGLVDPHTHLVFGGSREHELALKQQGVPYLEILKQGGGILSTVKATRETDEETLYERAVFHLERMQSYGITAMEAKSGYGLDAETELKQLRVIKRIKENQKTDIVSTYLGAHAIPNEYKGKSEAFLEEMIKVMETVKEQDLASFVDIFCETGVFTVEESRQYLRKAKEMGFDVKIHADEIDPLGGTEMACEVGAISADHLVGASEEGIRKLGETNTIAVLLPGTTFYLNKNEFAKAREMIQANAAVALATDFNPGSSPTENLQFIMNLAALKLKMTPEEIWNAVTVNAAYAIGCGEQAGKIEEGRNADLVIWDAPNYLYLPYHYGVNHVRTVLKNGETLFERGERVGKVSVS
- a CDS encoding DUF2254 domain-containing protein — translated: MYIKNSLHKIHQSFWYLPAFFSLIAVFLAYLSVEVDFWMDLRELHMHFPGFMITDRNTTQLILSALATSILTMTAITFSSIMVLLSTYLAQYSPRTLDNFLSDMVTRRVLGIFIGSFLYFVLVLLWMNISDQQSFLVIPSLSVSLSALCLGFFVYFIHHVGTWIQVNNLIQDITDNCLSILSSHKDDRSDLVSSTSSPWSSWEDEEYKTKECRNASSEFSGYLQFIDLDKMVKLATRDDLLIRFEKNIGDYVDEGTVLFSYWSLDDRSFDIEDYLQNIRVGKQRTTEQDIEYGIQKLTEIALRAISPAVNDPYTAITCIQRLGKILSRLAQTSLEEPYIYDNEKNLRVILNTGEFSQVLYKSFYQIRHYGKQDVSVIGAIFEALTLIAEKSAPTMKDVIWDFAKAIVEGIDRSALIHLDFKYLNYKLDVLARYTGHQKEKQLL
- a CDS encoding CAP domain-containing protein, which gives rise to MFKKLLITSLLSASIFGVNAGIGQASTGAEQPQVHVKKQVVLGQTDQNKVQEYMENCLKGKELDPALQEKIQEALKKAQNQQGEQKQEAPKQEQPKAEEPKAEEPAPKEEAAPAPEQKATPQEQPNTEQQQSEQPAAEGEFQLTADEQQMVDLVNQEREKAGLKPLEVDPELTKMARAKSKDMIDNNYFSHDSPTYGSPFDMMKQFGIEYNTAGENIAGNSSVEGAHTSLMNSDGHRKNILGSQYTKIGIGIVDGGPYGKMFSQEFTG
- a CDS encoding YjcZ family sporulation protein; this encodes MSHFYGTGFSIILVLFILLIIVGTAFVY
- the hutH gene encoding histidine ammonia-lyase, which codes for MITLTGNTLTLKEIYHVLFEEEQVQASAESMENVKVSRKSVEKIVSNNEVVYGITTGFGKMSDVWIDQSQVEALQLNLIRSHACGVGEPFPEVVSRAMLLLRTNALLKGYSGVRVEVINLLIDCINSGIHPIVPQQGSLGASGDLAPLSHLALVLIGEGEAFYKGKRVSGEEALQRENLTPLVLSAKEGLALINGTQAMTAMGVVAYLEAEKLAYQSELIAAITLEGLRGITDAFEEEIHQARGYPEQVGVAQRIRMYIKQSELSTKQGEVRVQDAYSLRCIPQVHGATWQALNYVKEKLEIEINAATDNPLIFDYGNKVISGGNFHGQPIAIAMDLLSIAIAELANISERRIERMVNPQLNDLPAFLSADPGVESGAMILQYAAASLVSENKTLAHPASVDSIPSSANQEDHVSMGTIGSRHAYQVIQNTRNVLAIEWFCAMQAVEFRGVERMAQRTRKALDRGRGIAPSITGDRVFAKDIEKLSQDLKEAKWLGILIEQ
- a CDS encoding TlpA disulfide reductase family protein, whose protein sequence is MQRRFQFTILVGLIVFLGFMAWRIPNTAEQTKQTVEHMKAEQSNRNGDNPESAEVANVQSAIAEIGKEAPDFTLQNLEGEDVSLSDYRGKTVILNFWTTWCTYCKKEIPELINFHHLHENEEVVILAVNLSSEEENVEQVAIFAKEFEIPFQVPLDTEGMVGQSYQIIVIPTTFIIDPDGLVKNKIMGPVNLDQLEQQLKGGG
- a CDS encoding DUF2254 domain-containing protein → MKLNDYWLKFRHSFWFLPIFYGVLALFMAMLSMYLEESIPTKIIAKYVPNALMTDVKLGQTILNAIAVSVLTMTSITFSSIMVVLTTYSSQFSPRTLQDFISDVVTQRVLGVFTGGFIYSLLLLLFLKDLSDKKLFLGPGVAVIWAIVCLGFFVFFIHHVATWTQVNNLIDKITTRTQETIRNSFHLGVAQTKSKQISVKENIKELEKKDKVTINAPTSGYLQMIKLGPILEKATENDEILKVERRIGDYIFKETPLYSFLDTDSLTKEAETRYEECFLIGTERNTVQDVEFGIQKLVEIALRAISPGINDPHTAINSINRIGTILSELGEIMFPRPYYYDEDNNLRVILDIQSYRELLYKAFYQLRHYAREDVSVCASTISVLHGIVERNILDRSLQKIVWDFAVYFIEGIETDVLLEWDKQFINEKILRLAKTIGREKEYQQVKLP